In Mercurialis annua linkage group LG5, ddMerAnnu1.2, whole genome shotgun sequence, a single genomic region encodes these proteins:
- the LOC126680643 gene encoding kinesin-like protein KIN-12D isoform X2: MLRDFKFLRRNFGKQNEEDIENVPLNTRDSLTSQVSVDSSSSSSSSRPPLNAIQEPKIEQEASRTSRIDKTPTKPKPKNCGSSALPLRTPDKHAKQHRFGWAQKNNSELGELRDEGRGGLTNLAPRSAKSNYGRANSGYSECNSTQSTPTKSVSKPPMSSGFRSKVDGSGTGGNLAALYRGIPVSGGGLSTTFVNSVEVPHFDLKENPSFWMDHNVQAVIRVRPPNSMEKSMHGYNRCLKQESAQSITWIGQPETRFTFDHIACETVDQEMLFRMACLPMVENCLSGYNSCMFAYGQTGSGKTYTMLGELDDLEVRPSAHRGMTPRIFEFLFARIQAEEESRRDERLKYYCKCSFLEIYNEQITDLLDPSSTNLLLREDVKKGVYVENLSEFEVHTVSDILKLLTQGSLNRKVAATNMNRESSRSHSVFTCVIESRWEKDSTTNLRFARLNLVDLAGSERQKTSGAEGERLKEAANINKSLSTLGHVIMILVDVSNGRPRHVPYRDSRLTFLLQDSLGGNSKTMIIANVSPSICCAAETLNTLKFAQRAKLIQNNAVVNEDSTGDVIALQHQIRLLKEELSLLKRQNVSRSLSFNSTQVQDTPRGENTCRIDQQQVDGSPGIESEGIVRMSTKQLKSLEATLAGALRREQMAETCIKKLEAEIEQLNRLVRHREEETRSTKMMVRFREDKIQKMESLLSGSFPQDTYLLQENRALSEEIQLLQAKLDKNPEVTRFALENIRLLDQLRRFQEFYEEGERDILMDEVFTLREQLIHYLNGKALPYNHPSEAGQSQDAMCNGNGVKSLHLELKNALKELEDCRGNLNSCLEENQKLSREINGLQLMLDNLNSTAQSEDVNIKTIKDSSEAVNSKIGSPMRAQNKVDSLHEASVMKCAEEVLDLQLELDILRIILKEERSSCDEAENRTACLSKELQLAKEKLLFVSEQCEDATNELNEAKSVVEALESEQLLAINEMEHLRKSNSHYMELLREKELEIMALTEQLSRRELRDHPSDHIKGDGSTLQTKLNRMQGSLEKAKRLNKWYQNDRTFQATNEEEMDAVRRQVEAETAEVIVCMQEELSVLQKQVHDCHSKEMETRKSMVLLETELKELHEKFLLLAEDNEQLHEQLEGKDGELKKISDEWELLTCEMTEILADGHDAITHVSDQVDLISSSFPDKRIWISEQVGMLIRIISEKELLIEELGNCLEEANSKRNNVECMLKSLRGAALAINEAHQQECKEKEEEVVLLKSLLKEKISTIAELEDQVKVAEDNASKASVCATAAFVIINRLSEINGNNLIELKYKDVQLCELTDINKRKDELVNGQAAAIKEAEEKSGPLVVELVDLKETYSKLQQRLLEEEKRANGMEQKLDALEQNDILKTREKLTMLQTGVSSLRSFSSLSLKHDISPEMNELTGTCEPLDSSNGGTNAGQELRSETRNSSCSSSEKYEFNKASKDVCDREVTIILLKKEIESALESLRDVQVDVARLHREKEEIQLAEKHSQESWKCITTQLLALQTIMSKFEKKFEQKIVAANHKLQGFGQIVQEIGTRWCQTKEFLELEVGDAMIVAAQKAAEASCIFAKFEETQDTMKEADIMINELLIANETMKLDVKRLKMMEITEAKERLLNQVQTVETECEIFIKDLKTKETALESALESASSHICILDQQNQEMQKDICLLETSASTLRIELDNKFEELSRMCCLEEENKALKGEILKWETENILVLKDLETRNSENTGLQAELLSKDDIMKGLLLDLSLLQESASNTKDQKDKIEEMMASFKALEDELVVKSAELDEAVAHSQMLEAQLQEKIGVISALELDIEKEVDSLKMSTCTQIEEILEENEALKGEILQLKTENILALKDLEKRNSENTSLRDELLSKDDIVKGLLLDLSLLRESASNTKDQKDKIEEIMASFEALEDELVVKSAEIDEAVARTQMLEAQLQEKIGIISAHELNFENEGKSLKLSTCENQELRTQVGETLEENEALKGEILKLKTENILVLKDLEMRNSENTSLQDELLRKDEIMKGLLFDLSLLQESASNTKDQKDNIEEMMASFEALEDELVVKSAELDEAVAHSQMLEAQLQEKIRMISALELDIETQAKSVKMSTSENQELRTQIEETLAAKCSLEQELTERRNLTESLEMELLQLSNAFGQMNSTIESLRNDFDELTSERDQLQVELHILKEKLVNVQAWAEENEAIALEAQQIAESKKIYADEKEAEVKLLERSVEELECTVNVLESKVDILNGEADRQRLQREEIEDELHALNHQMQNVRSADSDMKSLLDEREKSLEESLKQLQILERDIANKDAEIAECKAHISELNLHAEAQASEYKHKFKSLEAMAEQVKPEAHISHTANSSSNKLEKNAAKSRGSGSPFKCIGLGLAQQIKSERDEELSAARSHVEELESLLVCRQKEVFALNARLATAESMTHDVIRDLLGVKLDMTNYASLLDNQQLQKIAEKHQLSSESQPKEVMKLKQQLNEFIEERRGWLEEIDRKRAEMVAAQIALEKFHQRDQLLKAENEMLKMENVNNKKRVMELEGEVKKLSGQQNIQQRIHHHTKIKEENNMLKTQNEDLTAKLKRTENMFSRVKEELAHYRNSIGKSSYIDFDEEHQLMNKLKETEDDRMQIAQKLLGLCTSILKAAGVTKSASNITPAVAEEALEQMKNRLTSMERECQDLTFKNRISNERIRLSELMPQVSPPPPPPNSRMDENCQTPRRTQNSFLSALDR, from the exons ATGTTGAGAGATTTCAAATTCCTGCGACGGAATTTCGGGAAACAAAACGAAGAAGATATAGAAAATGTACCGTTAAACACTCGAGATTCACTCACGAGTCAAGTGAGTGTTGACTCGTCGTCGTCGTCTTCTTCTTCCAGGCCTCCGTTAAACGCGATTCAAGAGCCTAAGATTGAGCAGGAAGCTTCTAGAACTAGTAGGATCGACAAAACCCCTAcgaaacctaaacctaaaaattGTGGATCGTCCGCATTGCCTCTCCGTACACCGGATAAGCATGCGAAACAGCATCGATTTGGTTGGGCTCAGAAGAACAATAGTGAGCTTGGTGAATTGCGTGATGAAGGCCGAGGAGGGTTGACTAATTTAGCTCCTAGGTCGGCGAAGAGTAATTATGGGAGGGCGAATTCGGGATATTCGGAGTGTAATTCGACTCAGAGTACGCCTACTAAGAGTGTTTCTAAGCCTCCGATGAGTTCGGGGTTTAGGAGTAAGGTTGATGGGAGTGGTACTGGAGGAAACTTAGCTGCTTTGTATAGAGGAATTCCGGTTTCTGGTGGTGGTTTGAGTACTACTTTTGTTAATTCTGTTGAAGTTCCTCATTTTGACCTTAAAGAAAATCCATCGTTTTGGATGGATCATAATGTACAG GCTGTCATACGAGTGCGCCCACCCAATAGTATGGAGAAGAGTATGCATGGGTATAACAGGTGTTTGAAACAAGAAAGTGCACAGAGTATTACTTGGATTGGGCAACCAGAGACTCGCTTCACATTTGATCATATAGCATGTGAAACAGTAGATCAG GAAATGCTTTTTAGGATGGCATGTCTCCCCATGGTGGAGAATTGCTTGTCTGGTTACAACAGCTGTATGTTTGCCTATGGTCAG ACTGGAAGCGGGAAGACATACACAATGCTTGGTGAACTTGATGATTTAGAAGTCAGGCCGAGCGCACATCGCGGAATGACACCaagaatatttgaatttttgtttgcAAGGATTCAAGCT GAAGAAGAAAGTCGCAGGGATGAAAGACTTAAATATTACTGCAAATGCTCTTTCTTAGAGATTTACAATGAACAAATTACTGATCTTCTTGATCCCTCATCTACCAATTTGCTT CTGAGAGAGGACGTCAAGAAAGGCGTCTATGTAGAAAATCTATCTGAATTTGAAGTTCATACTGTAAGCGACATTCTGAAGCTATTGACTCAG GGGTCTTTAAATAGGAAAGTTGCTGCAACAAATATGAATAGAGAAAGCAGTCGGTCCCACAGTGTCTTTACCTGTGTAATTGAAAGTAGATGGGAAAAGGATTCCACAACTAACCTAAGATTTGCTAGATTGAATTTGGTTGATCTTGCTGGTTCAGAAAG GCAGAAAACTTCAGGTGCAGAAGGTGAGCGTCTAAAAGAAGCTGCAAACATAAACAAATCGTTGTCCACATTAGG TCATGTAATCATGATTCTCGTTGACGTGTCCAATGGAAGGCCAAGACACGTGCCTTACAGGGACTCAAGGTTGACCTTCCTTCTTCAG GATTCACTTGGTGGAAATTCAAAAACAATGATCATAGCCAACGTCAGTCCTTCTATCTG CTGTGCAGCTGAAACACTTAACACACTGAAGTTTGCTCAACGAGCAAAACTTATCCAAAACAAT GCTGTGGTGAATGAAGATTCCACTGGGGATGTCATTGCCTTACAGCATCAAATACGGCTTCTAAAA GAGGAGCTTTCTCTTCTAAAACGTCAAAATGTCTCCAGGTCTTTGTCATTTAATTCAACTCAGGTGCAAGATACTCCTCGCGGCGAGAACACGTGTAGAATAGATCAACAACAGGTTGATGGTTCACCTGGGATTGAATCAGAAGGAATTGTTAGAATGTCTACCAAGCAG TTGAAATCTTTGGAGGCAACGCTTGCCGGTGCATTGAGAAGAGAGCAGATGGCTGAGACTTGCATTAAGAAACTTGAAGCCGAGATTGAGCAGCTGAACCGTTTG GTTCGTCATAGAGAGGAAGAAACCAGGAGCACAAAAATGATGGTCAGATTTCGGGAagacaaaattcaaaaaatggaGTCACTTCTTAGCGGTTCATTTCCTCAAGATACTTATTTGCTTCAAGAGAACAGAGCACTCTCTGAAGAAATTCAGCTGCTTCAAGCTAAACTAGATAAAAATCCTGAAGTAACTCGCTTTGCCCTGGAAAATATAAGGCTGCTGGACCAACTCAGAAG ATTTCAAGAATTCTATGAAGAAGGCGAGAGAGATATTCTTATGGATGAAGTATTTACGCTTCGGGAACAG CTTATTCATTATCTCAATGGAAAAGCATTACCCTATAACCATCCAAGTGAGGCCGGCCAATCTCAG GATGCTATGTGCAATGGCAATGGGGTTAAGTCTCTTCATTTAGAG ctAAAAAATGCCCTCAAAGAATTAGAGGACTGCAGGGGTAACCTAAATTCTTGCTTAGAAGAGAATCAGAAATTAAGTAG AGAAATAAATGGTCTACAATTAATGTTAGACAATCTGAATTCTACTGCCCAAAGTGAAGACGTTAACATAAAAACCATTAAG GATTCCTCAGAAGCTGTAAATTCTAAGATTGGGTCACCTATGAGAGCTCAGAATAAGGTGGACAGCTTGCATGAAGCTTCAGTGATGAAATGTGCAGAAGAGGTTTTAGATTTACAGCTGGAATTAGACATTTTGAGGATTATTCTCAAAGAAGAGAGATCATCTTGTGATGAAGCAGAAAACAGGACAGCATGCTTGAGTAAAGAACTTCAGTTGGCCAAAGAAAAACTTCTGTTTGTTAGTGAACAATGCGAGGATGCAACTAATGAACTGAATGAGGCGAAATCAGTTGTTGAAGCCCTCGAGTCTGAACAACTATTGGCAATTAATGAGATGGAACACCTAAGAAAAAGCAACAGTCATTATATGGAGCTTTTGAGGGAGAAAGAGCTTGAAATAATGGCTTTGACTGAACAACTTTCTAGAAGGGAGTTAAGAGATCACCCATCTGATCATATAAAGGGCGACGGCTCTACTTTACAGACAAAATTGAATAGGATGCAAGGTTCCCTTGAGAAGGCAAAGAGACTGAATAAATGGTACCAAAATGATCGTACCTTTCAGGCAACCAATGAAGAAGAGATGGATGCAGTTCGTAGGCAGGTAGAAGCTGAAACTGCTGAGGTTATTGTCTGTATGCAGGAAGAACTGTCCGTTCTTCAGAAGCAGGTCCATGATTGCCATTCCAAAGAGATGGAGACTAGAAAGTCTATGGTGCTTCTCGAAACTGAATTAAAAGAGCTTCATGAGAAGTTTCTTCTCTTAGCTGAAGACAATGAGCAGTTACATGAACAGCTAGAGGGTAAAGATGGGGAGTTGAAGAAAATATCTGATGAATGGGAATTGTTAACCTGTGAGATGACAGAAATTCTTGCAGATGGGCATGATGCAATTACGCATGTCTCAGATCAGGTTGATCTTATCTCAAGTTCATTTCCAGACAAAAGGATTTGGATTTCTGAACAGGTTGGCATGCTTATCAGAATCATCTCTGAAAAGGAGTTGTTGATTGAAGAACTTGGCAACTGTTTAGAGGAAGCAAACAGTAAAAGAAACAACGTAGAGTGCATGCTTAAGTCACTGAGAGGAGCAGCACTGGCAATTAATGAAGCTCATCAGCAAGAGTGCAAGGAAAAGGAGGAAGAAGTTGTTCTGCTGAAATCtttgttaaaagaaaaaatatctaCTATTGCAGAGCTGGAGGACCAGGTGAAGGTGGCAGAAGATAATGCTAGTAAAGCATCAGTTTGTGCAACAGCTGCTTTTGTGATTATAAATAGGCTGTCTGAAATTAATGGTAATAATCTAATTGAATTGAAGTACAAGGATGTTCAACTTTGTGAATTAACAGATATCAATAAGAGGAAAGATGAGCTTGTCAATGGCCAGGCTGCTGCTATCAAAGAGGCGGAGGAAAAGAGTGGACCTTTGGTTGTGGAACTAGTTGATTTGAAAGAGACATATTCTAAACTTCAACAACGACTGTTGGAGGAGGAGAAGCGTGCCAATGGTATGGAACAGAAGCTTGACGCTCTTGAACAGAATGACATATTGAAGACGAGAGAGAAACTAACTATGCTGCAAACTGGTGTTTCATCACTCAGGTCATTCTCAAGCCTCTCTTTGAAGCATGACATAAGTCCTGAAATGAATGAACTAACAGGAACTTGTGAGCCTCTTGACAGCAGCAATGGAGGG ACAAATGCCGGACAGGAGTTAAGATCTGAAACAAGAAACAGTTCATGCAGCAGTTCTGAAAAGTATGAGTTTAACAAGGCTTCCAAGGACGTGTGTGATCGAGAAGTTACTATTATTCTTCTCAAAAAAGAAATAGAGTCTGCCCTTGAAAGTTTGCGAGACGTACAAGTGGATGTGGCGAGACTACATAGAGAGAAAGAAGAAATACAGTTGGCTGAGAAACATAGTCAAGAGAGCTGGAAATGCATCACAACTCAACTGCTTGCACTTCAAACAATTATGAGTAAGTTTGAAAAGAAGTTTGAACAGAAGATAGTTGCTGCTAATCATAAGCTACAGGGGTTTGGACAAATTGTCCAAGAAATTGGAACTCGTTGGTGCCAAACAAAAGAG TTTCTTGAACTGGAAGTTGGTGATGCCATGATAGTTGCTGCCCAAAAGGCAGCTGAAGCTTCTTGTATATTTGCCAAATTTGAAGAGACCCAAGATACCATGAAAGAGGCAGATATCATGATCAATGAACTGTTGATAGCCAATGAAACAATGAAACTTGATGTCAAAAGATTGAAAATGATGGAAATTACTGAAGCTAAAGAGAGGCTGCTGAACCAGGTTCAAACGGTTGAAACTGAATgtgaaatatttataaaggaTTTGAAGACCAAAGAAACAGCTCTAGAAAGTGCTTTAGAGAGTGCTTCCAGTCATATATGTATTCTTGATCAACAGAACCAGGAGATGCAGAAGGACATTTGCCTGTTGGAAACTTCAGCAAGCACACTTCGAATTGAGCTGGACAATAAATTTGAAGAACTGAGCCGGATGTGTTGCTTAGAAGAGGAAAACAAGGCACTTAAAGGTGAGATCTTGAAATGGGAAACAGAGAACATTCTAGTTCTCAAAGATTTGGAGACGAGGAATTCTGAAAACACTGGTCTCCAGGCTGAACTACTAAGTAAGGATGATATTATGAAAGGCCTATTGCTTGATTTGAGCCTGCTACAAGAGTCGGCATCTAATACCAAGGATCAAAAGGATAAGATTGAGGAAATGATGGCCTCCTTTAAGGCTTTGGAGGATGAGCTTGTCGTGAAGTCAGCCGAGCTTGATGAGGCTGTTGCCCATAGTCAGATGCTTGAAGCTCAATTGCAAGAGAAGATAGGAGTTATCTCTGCTCTTGAGTTGGATATTGAAAAGGAAGTCGATTCTCTTAAAATGTCTACTTGTACTCAGATTGAAGAAATCTTAGAGGAAAACGAGGCACTTAAAGGTGAGATATTGCAGTTGAAAACAGAGAACATTCTAGCTCTCAAAGATTTGGAGAAGAGGAATTCTGAAAACACCAGTCTCCGGGATGAACTACTAAGTAAGGATGATATTGTGAAAGGCCTATTGCTTGATTTGAGCCTGCTACGAGAGTCGGCATCTAATACCAAGGATCAAAAGGATAAGATTGAGGAGATAATGGCCTCCTTTGAGGCTTTGGAGGATGAGCTTGTCGTGAAGTCAGCCGAGATTGATGAGGCTGTTGCCCGTACTCAGATGCTTGAAGCTCAGTTGCAAGAGAAGATAGGAATTATCTCTGCTCATGAGTTGAATTTTGAAAATGAGGGCAAGTCTCTGAAATTGTCTACTTGTGAGAATCAGGAGTTGAGAACTCAAGTAGGGGAGACCTTAGAGGAAAATGAGGCACTTAAAGGTGAGATCTTGAAGTTGAAAACAGAGAACATTTTAGTTCTCAAAGATTTGGAGATGAGGAATTCTGAAAACACAAGTCTCCAAGATGAACTACTAAGGAAGGATGAAATTATGAAAGGCCTATTGTTTGATTTAAGCTTGCTACAAGAGTCGGCGTCTAATACCAAGGATCAAAAGGATAATATTGAGGAAATGATGGCCTCCTTTGAGGCTTTGGAGGATGAGCTTGTCGTGAAGTCAGCCGAGCTTGATGAGGCTGTTGCTCATAGTCAGATGCTTGAAGCTCAATTGCAGGAGAAGATAAGAATGATCTCTGCTCTTGAGTTGGATATTGAAACGCAGGCCAAGTCTGTGAAAATGTCTACTTCTGAGAATCAGGAGCTGAGAACTCAAATTGAAGAAACCTTAGCTGCAAAATGTTCTCTTGAGCAGGAGTTGACAGAGAGAAGAAATCTGACAGAGAGCTTGGAGATGGAACTCTTACAATTGAGCAATGCTTTTGGTCAAATGAATAGTACAATTGAATCTTTAAGGAATGACTTTGATGAACTTACTTCTGAGAGAGATCAGCTTCAAGTAGAGCTTcatattttgaaagaaaaactTGTAAATGTACAGGCTTGGGCTGAAGAGAATGAAGCTATTGCATTGGAGGCTCAGCAG ATTGCTGAATCTAAGAAGATTTATGCTGATGAAAAGGAGGCAGAGGTGAAGCTGTTAGAGAGATCTGTTGAAGAGCTAGAATGCACTGTAAATGTCCTGGAAAGCAAG GTTGACATTCTTAATGGAGAAGCTGATCGGCAAAGATTGCAAAGAGAGGAAATAGAAGACGAGCTTCATGCATTAAATCATCAGATGCAGAATGTTAGAAGTGCCGACAGCGACATGAAAAG TCTTTTAGATGAGAGGGAGAAAAGCCTGGAAGAATCCCTGAAGCAGTTACAAATTCTTGAGAGGGATATAGCTAACAAAGATGCAGAG ATTGCCGAATGCAAGGCACATATCTCCGAGTTAAATTTGCATGCAGAAGCCCAGGCTAGCGAGTATAAGCACAAG TTCAAGTCCTTGGAAGCAATGGCTGAACAAGTAAAACCTGAAGCTCATATCTCCCACACTGCAAATTCTTCATCAAACAAGTTGGAGAAAAATGCTGCCAAGTCCAGGGGATCTGGTTCCCCCTTCAAATGCATTGGGTTGGGTTTGGCACAGCAAATAAAATCTGAAAGGGATGAGGAGCTTTCTGCCGCTAGATCGCATGTTGAAGAGCTAGAATCCCTTCTAGTATGTCGACAGAAGGAG GTGTTTGCATTAAATGCAAGATTAGCTACCGCTGAGAGCATGACCCATGATGTTATTCGAGATTTACTCGGTGTGAAGTTAGATATGACAAATTATGCG TCCCTGTTGGATAACCAGCAACTGCAGAAAATAGCAGAGAAACATCAACTTAGCTCAGAATCTCAACCAAAG GAGGTTATGAAGCTCAAACAGCAGCTCAATGAATTTATTGAGGAGAGGCGAGG ATGGCTAGAGGAAATAGATCGCAAACGGGCTGAGATGGTGGCAGCACAAATTGCATTGGAAAAGTTTCATCAGCGAGATCAGTTGCTCAAAGCTGAAAATGAAATGTTAAAG ATGGAGAATGTAAATAATAAGAAGAGAGTGATGGAACTTGAAGGTGAAGTAAAGAAGCTATCTGGACAGCAAAACATCCAGCAGCGCATTCATCATCATACAAAAATCAAG GAAGAGAACAATATGCTTAAAACTCAAAATGAAGACCTCACTGCTAAGCTGAAGCGCACTGAGAATATGTTCTCACGAGTGAAAGAAGAACTTGCACATTATCGCAATTCAATTGGAAAAAGTTCCTACATAGACTTCGATGAGGAACACCAACTAATGAACAAGTTAAAG GAAACCGAGGATGATAGGATGCAAATAGCACAAAAGTTGCTAGGCTTGTGCACCAGCATTTTGAAG GCAGCAGGAGTAACAAAATCTGCATCCAATATAACCCCTGCGGTGGCCGAAGAGGCACTTGAGCAAATGAAAAACAGACTCACTTCAATGGAAAGAGAATGCCAGGATTTGACGTTTAAG AATAGGATTAGCAACGAAAGAATTAGATTATCTGAGCTAATGCCTCAAGtctcaccaccaccaccaccaccaaacTCAAGGATGGATGAAAATTGTCAAACTCCAAGACGAACCCAAAACTCATTTCTATCAGCATTAGACAGGTAG